Part of the Chloroflexota bacterium genome is shown below.
GCTGGGAGCTTCGGAGGCCATGTGCCACGCCATCCTCTGCCACAACGAAGTCCACGGCGTTCCTTGCGACACCCCCATCAGCAAAGCCCTTTTCTGCGCCGATCCCCTCACTGGCCTGATTACGGCCGCTGCCCTGATCCGCCCGGACAAAAGTTTGAGCGGGGTGACCACCGAATCTCTCGTGAAGCGTTTCAAGGAAAAGCGGTTTGCCGCTGGGGCCAACAGGCAAGATATCGCTTCCTGCCAGGATCTCGGCATCGGGCTGGAGGAATTTCTCACCCTGGGGCTGGAATCTATGCAGGGTATTGCCACGGAGCTGGGCCTGTAGGCTTCAAGTTCCGGCTTTGACGTCTTTTCGCGGGGGCCTTGCGTTCGAATCCCATCTGGTGAGCCGTACGTGTCAATAGATAGAACTCCAAACACGATTTTCAAGGCGAAGTTCGCCTTTGCATAGAGATCATCCCTAGCTGCCTTGCACAGAATGACGAAGCGTTCACTTGCATCAGCCGGCCTCTATATCAACCGGACGTGATGCTCCAAAACGGGGATGCTAGCCTTA
Proteins encoded:
- a CDS encoding HDIG domain-containing protein, whose translation is MDREEVLDSIKANVTNDNLIKHMLATEAIMRALARRLHEDEEEWGLTGLIHDIDVELTERDPKSHSRLGADLAKELGASEAMCHAILCHNEVHGVPCDTPISKALFCADPLTGLITAAALIRPDKSLSGVTTESLVKRFKEKRFAAGANRQDIASCQDLGIGLEEFLTLGLESMQGIATELGL